A part of Flavobacteriaceae bacterium GSB9 genomic DNA contains:
- the rseP gene encoding RIP metalloprotease RseP encodes MEFVIKISQFLLSLSLLIVLHELGHFIPAKAFKTRVEKFYLFFDVKFSLFKKKIGETVYGIGWLPLGGYVKISGMIDESMDTEQMSQEPQPWEFRSKPAWQRLIIMLGGVTVNFLLAILIYIGMSFFYGESVLPVENIKDGLAIESTVANKAGFQTGDKIVAVDGEKIETYSQISEKVLFGKEVLVDRDGSQLTVEMPEDFLAQLMDSKERGFINLRQPFIVMQVPDTSYNKASGLKKGDLLLGLNDYKTKYADQVKDALENLKGQEVTATVKRNDQNLTLPLKVSDDGKLGIVYAAASTPETLEALGYYNYQIKDYGFFESFPVGMKKAKDRMASYWDQLGAIFTPSTGAYKGVGGFKAIYDIFPSFWSWQAFWSITAFLSIMLGVLNLLPIPALDGGHVMFLLYEMVSGRKPGDKFMEYAQMVGFFILIALVLFANGNDIYKAIFN; translated from the coding sequence ATGGAGTTTGTTATAAAAATATCCCAGTTTTTGTTGAGCCTTTCGCTGCTTATTGTATTGCACGAATTAGGTCATTTTATTCCGGCAAAAGCTTTTAAAACCAGAGTTGAAAAATTTTATCTATTTTTTGATGTCAAGTTTTCATTATTTAAAAAGAAAATTGGCGAAACCGTTTACGGTATTGGATGGTTGCCCCTAGGAGGTTATGTGAAAATTTCTGGGATGATTGATGAAAGTATGGATACCGAGCAGATGTCGCAAGAACCACAGCCTTGGGAGTTCCGCTCAAAACCGGCATGGCAAAGGCTAATAATCATGCTTGGCGGTGTAACCGTTAATTTTTTACTGGCTATTTTGATTTACATAGGTATGAGTTTTTTCTACGGAGAAAGTGTGCTGCCTGTTGAAAATATAAAAGATGGATTGGCCATTGAAAGTACAGTGGCCAACAAAGCAGGTTTTCAAACCGGAGACAAAATTGTGGCCGTTGACGGTGAGAAAATAGAAACCTATTCGCAAATTTCTGAAAAGGTTTTATTCGGAAAAGAAGTGCTTGTTGACAGAGACGGTTCGCAACTTACAGTTGAAATGCCCGAAGATTTTTTAGCCCAATTAATGGATTCCAAAGAGCGTGGCTTTATCAATCTTAGACAGCCTTTTATTGTTATGCAGGTTCCAGATACATCTTATAACAAGGCCAGTGGCTTAAAAAAGGGCGATCTTTTGTTGGGTTTAAATGATTACAAAACTAAATATGCCGACCAAGTTAAAGATGCTTTAGAGAACTTAAAAGGCCAAGAAGTAACCGCAACAGTAAAACGAAATGACCAAAACCTTACGTTGCCCTTAAAGGTAAGCGATGATGGTAAACTGGGCATTGTATATGCTGCTGCATCAACCCCAGAAACCTTAGAGGCTTTGGGGTATTACAATTATCAGATTAAAGATTATGGTTTTTTTGAATCTTTTCCAGTTGGGATGAAAAAGGCCAAAGACCGTATGGCATCTTATTGGGACCAGTTGGGCGCTATTTTTACACCAAGCACGGGTGCTTACAAAGGCGTAGGCGGTTTTAAAGCTATTTACGACATCTTTCCGAGCTTTTGGAGCTGGCAGGCATTTTGGAGTATCACCGCCTTCTTGTCTATCATGCTGGGCGTATTGAATCTTTTGCCTATTCCGGCATTAGATGGTGGCCACGTTATGTTTTTATTGTATGAAATGGTTTCTGGAAGAAAGCCAGGCGACAAGTTTATGGAATATGCTCAAATGGTAGGTTTCTTTATTTTAATAGCCTTGGTACTATTTGCAAACGGCAATGATATTTATAAAGCTATTTTTAATTAA